The following are encoded together in the Mycteria americana isolate JAX WOST 10 ecotype Jacksonville Zoo and Gardens chromosome 2, USCA_MyAme_1.0, whole genome shotgun sequence genome:
- the MAFA gene encoding transcription factor MafA — protein sequence MASELAMSAELPTSPLAIEYVNDFDLMKFEVKKEPAEAERLCHRLPAGSLSSTPLSTPCSSVPSSPSFCAPSPGGQPAPGPPATTAASLGSKPQLEELYWMSGYQHHLNPEALNLTPEDAVEALIGAPHHHHHHHQGYEPFRPQPFGGEELPPAAHHHPGHHHHHHHHLRLEDRFSDDQLVSMSVRELNRQLRGFSKEEVIRLKQKRRTLKNRGYAQSCRYKRVQQRHILENEKCQLQSQVEQLKQEVTRLAKERDLYKEKYEKLAGRGFPREPSPPAAPKPTADFFM from the coding sequence ATGGCCTCGGAGCTGGCCATGAGCGCGGAGCTGCCCACCAGCCCTCTCGCCATCGAATACGTGAACGATTTCGACCTGATGAAGTTCGAGGTGAAGAAGGAACCGGCGGAGGCGGAGCGGCTGTGCCACCGGCTGCCCGCCGgttccctctcctccaccccgCTCAGCACGCCCTGCTCCTCCGTGCCTTCCTCGCCCAGTTTCTGCGCTCCTAGTCCCGGTGGGCAACCGGCTCCCGGTCCCCCAGCTACCACCGCCGCCTCCCTGGGCTCCAAACCGCAGCTGGAGGAGCTGTATTGGATGTCGGGTTACCAGCATCACCTCAATCCCGAAGCTCTCAACCTGACACCGGAGGACGCGGTGGAGGCGTTGATCGGTGCCcctcaccatcatcatcatcaccatcaagGTTACGAGCCTTTCCGACCTCAGCCTTTCGGTGGTGAGGAGCTACCACCGGCCGCCCATCACCATCCCGgccatcaccaccatcatcatcaccacctGCGCTTGGAGGACCGCTTCTCCGACGATCAGTTGGTGAGTATGTCGGTACGGGAGCTGAACCGGCAGCTGCGGGGCTTCAGCAAGGAGGAGGTGATCCGCCTCAAGCAGAAGAGGAGGACCTTGAAGAACCGAGGCTACGCTCAATCCTGCCGTTACAAGCGGGTCCAGCAACGGCACATCTTGGAGAACGAGAAATGCCAACTCCAGAGCCAGGTGGAGCAGCTCAAGCAGGAGGTGACCCGCTTGGCCAAGGAAAGGGatctgtacaaagaaaaatacGAGAAGTTGGCCGGCCGGGGCTTCCCAAGGGAGCCCTCCCCACCCGCTGCCCCCAAACCCACCGCCGACTTCTTCATGTga